In Nicotiana tabacum cultivar K326 chromosome 10, ASM71507v2, whole genome shotgun sequence, the DNA window aagaaaaaagtgtAACTGATTAGTGTATTTAGTTgcttagggctaggaggtaatcaaaattaaatattttgctataaaccttaaaaaaTATCTATAGAAtacaatttttttaaatggtatttatttaaaataaataaggtgttaacctttgctattagaggtaaaaattctttttttgtttAGTGCACGAAAAAGTATATTTGAggctattatttatattttgtccTTGTTTAAGAgagttcgaaaaattattttttagcaCTACACAACCAAAAGGATAGAACTTGATACTATTGCATTGGTTacaaatttgaattttttttgaaaaaatagcaTTGTATAgctgaaataaaaataatagccgaaaaaatgtatGCAAAAATTGAATACCATTTTCATTCTACTTATAAAGGTGGACACCGGTGTATTGTTGCAAACAAAACGTTGTAATTGGCGGGAAGCAACTCACGGGCGCTCTTCTTCACTCTCAATGTCAAAGGCTTCAGAAATAAGGTCACTCTTCGTAGCACTAGCATCGGAACTGCAGTCCACCAATCCGACGACCGGAAATGAAGCTCCAAATCTGGACCTCACTATCACAAATCTCAACCGTTCGCTTAACCTCTCCGAAACAACTCCACGAGTTAGGGTTATGGACACTGCCCTTTCTCTTATGTGCTTCACATCGTCCCAGGTTACATCTATTCACAAAACAGATAGAAAAAGGAAGATAATTGAACTTTTTTTCTATTTGAATACCTAATCTGAGATATTTTTTGCAATTTTGTGATTGTAGGTCTACGATTGTACGATTGAGTACTTGGTGAAGACAATTGCTACAGTGCTATCTACTTCAATTGAATGCAAGGTTCTCAGGACTGCTCAAGATGAGGTTTTGCAAGTTGGTGGATTGATTTCGGCTCAGGATTGTACCAGAGTAATTGAATCATGTGCTGATATTGTGCAGAAATTGGAAGGATTTCGACGTAATTGTCACTTTCATCTAAGTACTTTTTTTGGGTATCTGGtgatattatattatgttaaaGCTGATAACTTTGTCTATGGATCTCAGAGTCTGTAGGATTTACATATCTGATTTGCAATTGATCATAGTCTTTGCTAATTTTAGTTGAAGTTAGATATTGAAGTGTTCTGGCGTGCTTTTTGTGATTACAGAAGATCTTTCTACAATGATTTTGTATGCTGTTGTGAGGGTGGCGGTACTAGCATCACGAGTTCACTATTCGCTGAAATTGCCTCCTGTTCTTGACCTGAGATCTATTGATGGAGGACAGTCTGCTGTGCTGAAACAGTTACATTCTCGAAAGGAGTTTAACATTGAGAGTGGAAAAATACCGCTAAGGTTGGTTAAAGTTGCTTTTCTATCATTCATGGATTTGCTATTGCTGGAACCTCTATTTCTGAACCTACTGGGTGGTAGGCCTATTTTTATTTCTAATATTggagtaacaacaacaaacccagtatgaTCCCAACaggtgaggtctggggagggtagtctgtacatagaccttacccctatctaaTGCAGgtaggctgtttccaatagaacCTCGACTCAAGAAGGGcaagaataagaagaggaaagcAAGAAAGGaggaaagaaggaagagaaaagaaaaaaggagagatAAAAGATAAGTAATACCAAATAATAGCAACAGGTAATACAATACCTGAGGCGAACAAAATCACATAAcataataaaaatctaagaatatgaagggacaTGCATGCTACTAAGACTATCGGTGAACAACTAAAAACTACCcactaaccttctaccttaattCTCGACCACCACACCCTtatatcaagggtcatgtcctcagtgagctgaagcagcaccatgtcctgtctaatcacctctccccagtacttcttaggcctaccttgacctcttctcaaactctccatggccaacctctcacacctcttgACATGAGCATCAATGCTTTTCtcttaacatgtccgaaccatctcagcctcgactcccgcatcttgtcctccacggagACTACTCCCACTCTGTCCCGGATAGCTTCATTCTTAATCCTATCTCTCCTGGTagacccacacatccatctcaatatcctcatctctgctactttcatcttctgcacgtgagagttcttgactggccaacactcagccccatatagCATAGCTGGTCGAACCACCACTCGataaaacttacctttaagtcttggcggcacattcttatcacataaaacaccagaagcgagcctccacttcatccatcccgcTCCGATGCGATGTGCGACATCTTCGTCAATCTCTCCGTtaccctgaataatagacccgaGATACTTAAAACTCGCTCTCTTGGGGATAACTTGAGCATCAAGCTTTACCTCTACGTTTGCATCATGGGTCCCTTCTCTgaatttgcactccaagtattctgtcttggttctactcagtttgaaacctttagactctaaggtctatctccaaacctccaacctcgcgTTAACTCCGCTTCGCGTCTCTTCAATCAACACTATATCatcggcaaatagcatgcaccaaggCACCTTCGCTTGGATGTGTCGCGACAGTACATCCATCGCCAAGacaaataaaaatgggctaagagccgatccctggtgcaaccccatcaccaCAGGGAAATGCTCCGAGTCACCACCCAcagtcctcacccgagtcttagcatcatcatacatatccttaaccACCCTAATGTACGCTACCGGAACGCCGCTAACCTCCAAATACCTCCACAGTACCTCTTCGGGGTTTTATCATACGCTTTCTCAAGGTCCATAAATACcatatgcaaatccttcttcctctccctgTACTGCTTCACTAATCTCCTTACCAGATGAATCGCTTTCGTAGTCGAATGCCCCGGCATAAATTCAAATTGATTCTCGGAAATAGACACGCACCTCCTCACCCTGGCCTCCACCATCCTCTCCCAAACCTTCGTAGTGTGACTcaacaacttgatacccctataattgttacgattttggatatcacccttgttcttgtaaagcggaaccattgtactccacctccattcttcgggcatcttcttcatcttaaaaataatattaaacagcCCAGTGAGCCACTCCAAACCTGCCCGCCCCGCGCTCTTCCAGAATTCCACCGGGATTTCATCTGGCCCCGTCGCTCTGCCCCTACACATCTTATGCATCGCCCCTTCCACCTCCTCTATCGTAATCCGCCTATAGTACCAAAATCCCCCCGACTCTAGGAGTGCTCCAACTCACCCAGCACAATGCATCTATCCCCCTCCTCGTTCAACAGTTTATGGAAGTATGTCTGCCATCTTCTCCTAATAAGTGCCTCGTCCATCAACACTTTGCCAtcctcgtccttgatgcacttgaCTTGGTCTAAGTCGCGGGCTTTCCTCTCCCTCACCTTGGCCAACCGGTACAACTTCTTGTCCCCGCCTCTGCCGTCGAGCTCCTCATATTCGATGTCATCTAATTACAATGATTTTTCTTGAAGTTTTGATTGAATTGCTCAATGTTGTATTAAGTTCTTAGAAATCATCGGAGACAAATTACCTAAGCGGTTTCTTCCCATCCGCCTAAGCCTTGGTGGGGAAAGTTATGCGTTACCTGTGCTAGTGGAAGGTATCAGGTACTTGGTGGAATAGTCAAGGTGCGCGTAAGTTGACCGAACACCATGTTATTAAGAAAAGAAGTCATCATGAGAGATCATATCAACTCAACCATGCGGCTTAGAATGAGTAATTTAGCTTGGACTAAAGTTAGAAAAAGAACAGTACTCCTGATGGTCTTTGTTTTGTTACCTGGATTGACATGCCTTGGTTGAGTTGGTAATTCATGCatatctttttatttataaaaatggaGAGAAAAGATTATGTTTGGCATTGAGGCAATGTAGTGTAATGTTACCAGAGAAATGATAGTGTTGATTTCCTGTTCTCAGTAAATAGGAAATGCTACTTTTAAGAGCTGGGTGTCCTTCAAGATAAATATACTACTATGATACGTTGCAGAAACTATGTTCATTACATGAATTTGAATCTTGTCAATATGTGCACCCAGTTCTCATCAATAACCTATAATAAGACtgtccggaaggaaaatgaattGCTTTTTTTGTTGTTGGTGTAACCCATATAATGATATTGCTTTTTCCATTATCATTTCGTTTGCTCCGCAGGTTGCTCTCATGGCAACTAGATCACATGCTTCTGAAGTACGATGTATCTCAAATTCTACAAGAGGTCATTAAGAGACCTTTCCTTTGTCTAGATATGGAATTTCATCAGAGGAAAGAATGGCATTCAATTGTTATATCTTTGGTACTTTCTCCTGTCATGTTTACTGAAACAAGGTCCCTGTTGCATAACTGGTTTCTACTGTCGTAAGTCCCACacctgtttttttttctttcctaccAACAGTAAGGTTACTGTAGTGATAGCTACAATAAATTCTAAAACATTTTAATTCGATATGTCTGCATGGATATTTTGAACTGCATTATCattttttatcttgttcattttATTCACATCTCTAAAGGATAACCTACCGGTCTCCATGACGCTGATATGCTACTTGAAAACTCTAAGGAATTTGAAAGATTCCCATGTTCTAAGAACTTAAGGGTTCCTCATATTTTTTCACTACTACTTTGCAGGGGTTTGGCTTCTATCCTAGAGCTTCACGTTAAGCTGGTCTCCCTGGTGCTAGATATTATTTCCAGACCAATGTGGTGGGGCATCTCAATGGATCTTGGTTCAAAACTTCCATTTTCTCATGCATACTTTCCATGCAAGAACCAGATTTTGAAGATTTTGACTGGACCTTTGTCCTTCAAATCTTTGGAGTATCTAGTTCATGAAGTTTACAAGCCAGTTAATACATTTTCAAacaaaattgtgaatattgacaGAATAAATCACAGTTCTATTTGGTAAGTTTCAGTTTTGTGGCATTTCATACAACTAGTTTCAACTGGCTTAGTTTATGGCTAATAGCTTACTGTTTCTGCTGCTTACTGTCAGGGAAACAACAATAACCTTTCCTTCTTGGTTCATTTTTGCCTCTATTTTGCTCTTCTCTAAAAAGAGTTTGTGGGGCAAGTACAGCTCAACATGCATATATGGAGCAGGTAATATTAACCATTCAGAGGACGTTAAATCTCCTTTTCTTGCTACTGCTGCAAAGTTTATAGCATGGAGTTTGAACCCTGCTGGTGGATCCTACTTAGAACATTTAGTCGATTATctgtcaaaattttcaaaatcatgGAATCTTAAGTTTGGCTTTGATGAAGGCAATGAGACAACTCTTTGTCACAAAAAGGAATTCAGAAGATCCCTGTCCTTTAAGAAGGAAATGGTGAATATCCCGGATTCCAATTCCCAAACACTTGCGTTCTGGCTTAAAGAATTTCAGGACATGTACATTGGGCACTCAGATAAAGTAAATGAAAATTTTGCTCCAGATGAAGAACGGACACCAGAAGTTAGCGCACAGAAGAACATGTTATTTAGGAGGATATCGATAGGCATCTTGTTCGGATGCTTGAATCATATAACTGATGCTGAATGTGAACTGCTTTTGCATTATAGTGCAGCTGGTACTCTTGGGCAATTCACCGGAGGACAACTTGGAAGGAAGAATAGGAAGTCTAACCATGAAAGGCGAAAAGACTCGATTGCATGGGTTGAGACGTACACGGTAAAAGAGGCTACAGCAGGAGCGCTCATTGTTTTTGACATAACTGATGTAATTGAAAGTATGACAGCTTCTATGTTTGAAACTGAGGAGTGTGGACTCGATTTTGTGTGCGACGTGAAACTAAAGATTGGGAGATATCTATTCAAGTGTGTGAAAAGGCTACTCCAACTCACTCTGGAAAAGAACAACATACAGCTGAATGTACATGATCTCCATGACAGAATGCTCCGGTGGAAGCATCAAGGGCGAGATGTT includes these proteins:
- the LOC107813785 gene encoding uncharacterized protein LOC107813785 isoform X1, with translation MSKASEIRSLFVALASELQSTNPTTGNEAPNLDLTITNLNRSLNLSETTPRVRVMDTALSLMCFTSSQVYDCTIEYLVKTIATVLSTSIECKVLRTAQDEVLQVGGLISAQDCTRVIESCADIVQKLEGFRQDLSTMILYAVVRVAVLASRVHYSLKLPPVLDLRSIDGGQSAVLKQLHSRKEFNIESGKIPLRLLSWQLDHMLLKYDVSQILQEVIKRPFLCLDMEFHQRKEWHSIVISLVLSPVMFTETRSLLHNWFLLSGLASILELHVKLVSLVLDIISRPMWWGISMDLGSKLPFSHAYFPCKNQILKILTGPLSFKSLEYLVHEVYKPVNTFSNKIVNIDRINHSSIWETTITFPSWFIFASILLFSKKSLWGKYSSTCIYGAGNINHSEDVKSPFLATAAKFIAWSLNPAGGSYLEHLVDYLSKFSKSWNLKFGFDEGNETTLCHKKEFRRSLSFKKEMVNIPDSNSQTLAFWLKEFQDMYIGHSDKVNENFAPDEERTPEVSAQKNMLFRRISIGILFGCLNHITDAECELLLHYSAAGTLGQFTGGQLGRKNRKSNHERRKDSIAWVETYTVKEATAGALIVFDITDVIESMTASMFETEECGLDFVCDVKLKIGRYLFKCVKRLLQLTLEKNNIQLNVHDLHDRMLRWKHQGRDVFQTSRDLDEIFDACASASF
- the LOC107813785 gene encoding uncharacterized protein LOC107813785 isoform X2; translation: MSKASEIRSLFVALASELQSTNPTTGNEAPNLDLTITNLNRSLNLSETTPRVRVMDTALSLMCFTSSQVYDCTIEYLVKTIATVLSTSIECKVLRTAQDEVLQVGGLISAQDCTRVIESCADIVQKLEGFRQDLSTMILYAVVRVAVLASRVHYSLKLPPVLDLRSIDGGQSAVLKQLHSRKEFNIESGKIPLRLLSWQLDHMLLKYDVSQILQEVIKRPFLCLDMEFHQRKEWHSIVISLVLSPVMFTETRSLLHNWFLLSGLASILELHVKLVSLVLDIISRPMWWGISMDLGSKLPFSHAYFPCKNQILKILTGPLSFKSLEYLVHEVYKPVNTFSNKIVNIDRINHSSIWETTITFPSWFIFASILLFSKKSLWGKYSSTCIYGAGNETTLCHKKEFRRSLSFKKEMVNIPDSNSQTLAFWLKEFQDMYIGHSDKVNENFAPDEERTPEVSAQKNMLFRRISIGILFGCLNHITDAECELLLHYSAAGTLGQFTGGQLGRKNRKSNHERRKDSIAWVETYTVKEATAGALIVFDITDVIESMTASMFETEECGLDFVCDVKLKIGRYLFKCVKRLLQLTLEKNNIQLNVHDLHDRMLRWKHQGRDVFQTSRDLDEIFDACASASF